From the genome of Solidesulfovibrio carbinolicus, one region includes:
- a CDS encoding PilZ domain-containing protein, giving the protein MGDNKRRRSRVCAQFDAYVYIDGEKIPVSTQNLSLKGALFCPEPRLAPSRDCTVVFELAKDIKVRLKATVVRSNDEGVAIDFDSMDESAFFHLRNMVRYSSQDADRIDDELHVPAFDVDREGGGS; this is encoded by the coding sequence ATGGGAGACAACAAGAGACGCCGCAGCCGGGTCTGCGCCCAGTTCGACGCGTACGTGTACATAGACGGGGAGAAGATTCCGGTCAGCACCCAGAATCTGAGCCTCAAGGGGGCGCTTTTTTGCCCCGAGCCGCGCTTGGCCCCGAGCCGGGACTGCACGGTGGTCTTTGAATTGGCCAAGGACATCAAGGTGCGGCTTAAGGCCACTGTCGTGCGCTCCAATGACGAGGGCGTGGCCATCGATTTCGACAGCATGGACGAGTCCGCCTTTTTCCATCTGCGCAACATGGTGCGCTATTCCTCCCAGGACGCCGACCGCATCGACGACGAACTGCATGTGCCGGCCTTTGACGTGGACCGCGAAGGGGGCGGGTCTTGA
- a CDS encoding GAF domain-containing protein: protein MQQTAFYEQLLDIVGNVFDAYSAVLFLPDPAEPGVCRAAAAFSLGEALNREAAIAPGQGLVGWIIREKKPLLISNFDQQRGILGYYRGGEEERIRAFMGHPVPATGGALCIDTRKTYAFVEKDLKILSQFAQLAGNHLARSREVAQSLVEHGFYKAHQRIALLHKTHPKWAAFREAFLSILAEATGFRHAILAVRDESGRSYFLEGVSESPFVGGRDVPARFSVGQGLVGWVFKNNTPVYTGEKDEASRLPLFGLDVATTDCKSVICLPIAFSKKIRAVLTLADPRPLPVAEDLKTFVGMVSESLALFLENLHLRTRLGGPSA, encoded by the coding sequence ATGCAGCAGACCGCCTTTTACGAGCAACTGCTCGACATTGTCGGCAACGTCTTCGACGCCTATTCGGCCGTGCTGTTCCTGCCCGATCCGGCCGAGCCCGGGGTGTGCCGGGCGGCGGCCGCGTTCAGCCTGGGCGAGGCGCTCAATCGCGAGGCCGCCATCGCCCCGGGCCAGGGGCTGGTCGGCTGGATCATCCGCGAGAAAAAACCGCTTCTGATCAGCAATTTCGACCAGCAGCGCGGTATTCTGGGCTATTACCGAGGCGGCGAAGAGGAGCGTATCCGGGCGTTTATGGGCCATCCCGTGCCGGCCACCGGCGGGGCGCTTTGCATCGACACCCGCAAGACCTACGCTTTTGTCGAAAAAGACCTCAAGATCCTGTCGCAGTTCGCGCAACTGGCCGGCAACCACCTGGCCCGCAGCCGGGAAGTGGCCCAAAGCCTGGTCGAACACGGGTTTTACAAGGCCCACCAGCGCATTGCCCTGCTGCACAAGACCCACCCCAAATGGGCCGCCTTTCGCGAGGCGTTCCTGTCGATCCTGGCCGAGGCGACGGGATTTCGCCACGCCATCCTGGCCGTTCGCGACGAATCGGGGCGCTCGTATTTTCTGGAAGGCGTCAGCGAAAGCCCGTTTGTGGGCGGCCGCGACGTGCCGGCCCGGTTTTCCGTGGGCCAGGGGCTGGTCGGCTGGGTGTTTAAAAACAACACCCCGGTCTATACCGGCGAAAAGGACGAAGCCAGCCGGTTGCCGCTTTTCGGCCTGGACGTGGCGACCACGGATTGCAAAAGCGTCATCTGCCTGCCCATCGCCTTTTCCAAAAAGATCCGGGCCGTGCTGACCCTGGCCGATCCCCGGCCCCTGCCCGTGGCCGAAGACCTCAAGACCTTCGTCGGCATGGTCTCGGAAAGCCTGGCCTTGTTTCTGGAAAACCTGCACCTGCGCACTCGTCTCGGCGGCCCTTCGGCGTAG
- the gcvT gene encoding glycine cleavage system aminomethyltransferase GcvT encodes MEKPTPTPLTDWNREHGAKMVPFAGFDMPVQYTSILAEHEQTRNKAAVFDICHMGEFTLSGDGAAQALGKAVTHDLATLAPGKCRYGFLLNEEGGVIDDLIIYCLGVDDYMLVVNGSRIVVDFETIKARLPAGSNFRNVSAETAKIDLQGPLAFEVLRDRLPGDFSGLKYFNFVWTDFQGAKMMVSRTGYTGELGYELFLPAGQAVALWEAITADPRVAPAGLGARDTIRLEMGYPLYGQDLDEEHTPAEAGYGWLLTSPADYVGKGKAAGLRQKLIGLEIPGRRSARHGDVVCDKSSKPVGVVTSASFAPSLGHAVALAYVDASAAEAKDFLVKAARVELPAKRRDLPFYKDGTARKAITG; translated from the coding sequence GTGGAAAAGCCCACCCCCACTCCCCTGACCGACTGGAACCGCGAGCACGGAGCCAAGATGGTCCCCTTTGCCGGCTTCGACATGCCGGTGCAGTACACCTCCATCCTGGCCGAACACGAGCAGACCCGCAACAAAGCCGCCGTCTTCGACATCTGCCACATGGGCGAATTCACCCTGTCCGGCGACGGCGCGGCCCAGGCCCTGGGCAAGGCCGTCACCCACGACCTGGCCACCCTGGCCCCGGGCAAATGCCGCTACGGCTTTCTCCTCAATGAAGAAGGCGGCGTCATCGACGACCTCATCATCTACTGTCTGGGCGTGGACGACTACATGCTGGTGGTCAACGGCTCGCGCATCGTCGTGGATTTCGAGACCATCAAAGCCCGGCTGCCGGCCGGCTCGAACTTCCGCAACGTCTCGGCCGAGACGGCCAAGATCGACCTGCAAGGCCCGCTGGCCTTCGAGGTGCTGCGCGACCGCCTGCCCGGCGATTTTTCGGGCCTCAAATACTTCAACTTCGTCTGGACCGACTTCCAGGGCGCCAAAATGATGGTCAGCCGCACCGGCTACACGGGCGAACTCGGCTACGAGCTGTTCCTGCCGGCCGGCCAGGCCGTGGCCCTGTGGGAGGCCATCACGGCCGATCCGCGCGTGGCCCCGGCCGGCCTTGGCGCGCGCGACACCATCCGGCTCGAAATGGGCTATCCCCTCTACGGTCAGGATCTCGACGAGGAGCACACCCCGGCCGAGGCCGGCTACGGCTGGCTGCTGACTTCCCCGGCCGACTACGTCGGCAAAGGCAAGGCGGCCGGCCTGCGCCAAAAGCTCATCGGCCTGGAAATCCCCGGCCGCCGCAGCGCCCGCCACGGCGACGTCGTGTGCGACAAGTCCAGCAAGCCGGTCGGCGTGGTCACCAGCGCCTCGTTTGCCCCAAGCCTTGGTCACGCCGTGGCCCTGGCCTACGTGGATGCCTCGGCCGCCGAGGCCAAGGACTTCCTGGTCAAGGCCGCCCGGGTCGAACTGCCGGCCAAGCGCCGCGATCTGCCGTTTTACAAGGACGGCACGGCCAGAAAGGCGATTACGGGCTAA
- the nadA gene encoding quinolinate synthase NadA, which yields MTTAETATKIDEIRRKRGSDLAILAHHYQTDDVVAHADILGDSLELSRKIAALSARDIVFCGVYFMAETAAMLAAPGQRIHIPAPDAACVMSEMAPAALVEAVLTRLREAGRAVLPLTYVNSSAAVKAVVGACGGAVCTSANAPKMLKWALDHGRGVLFLPDKMLGQNTCNTLGVPESARHILDVRGGGSQLDLAAATKAEVLLWPGQCVIHARFKARDIAAIRVQTPEARIVVHPECSPETVSAADAAGSTSFIIKYVAEAPEGSEIVIGTEINLVKRLAKQYQGKKTIRPLALSACSNMAKGTEANLLATLQNLDAAEPVRVDEAVCAPAALAVTRMLEASA from the coding sequence ATGACGACCGCCGAAACCGCCACGAAAATCGACGAGATCCGCCGAAAACGCGGCAGCGACCTGGCTATCCTGGCCCACCACTACCAGACCGACGACGTGGTGGCTCATGCCGACATCCTTGGCGATTCCCTGGAGCTGTCGCGCAAGATCGCCGCGCTTTCGGCCAGGGACATCGTGTTTTGCGGCGTGTATTTCATGGCCGAGACAGCGGCCATGCTGGCCGCGCCCGGCCAGCGCATCCATATTCCGGCCCCGGACGCGGCCTGCGTCATGTCCGAGATGGCCCCGGCTGCCCTGGTCGAGGCCGTGCTGACGCGTCTGCGTGAGGCCGGTCGCGCGGTGTTGCCGTTGACCTACGTCAACTCCTCGGCGGCGGTCAAAGCCGTGGTCGGAGCCTGCGGCGGCGCGGTGTGCACCTCGGCCAACGCGCCGAAAATGCTCAAATGGGCTCTGGACCACGGGCGCGGCGTGCTTTTTTTGCCGGACAAGATGCTTGGGCAAAATACTTGCAACACCCTTGGCGTGCCGGAAAGCGCCCGCCACATCCTGGACGTGCGCGGCGGCGGCTCCCAGCTCGACCTTGCGGCGGCGACCAAGGCCGAGGTGCTCCTTTGGCCCGGCCAGTGCGTCATCCACGCCCGGTTCAAGGCCCGGGACATCGCCGCCATCCGCGTGCAGACCCCCGAGGCCCGCATCGTGGTCCATCCCGAATGTTCGCCCGAGACCGTGTCCGCCGCCGACGCAGCCGGCTCGACCTCGTTTATCATCAAGTACGTGGCCGAGGCCCCGGAGGGTTCCGAAATCGTCATCGGCACGGAGATCAATCTGGTCAAGCGGCTGGCCAAGCAGTACCAGGGGAAAAAGACCATCCGGCCCCTGGCCTTAAGCGCCTGTTCCAACATGGCCAAGGGCACCGAGGCCAATCTGCTGGCAACGCTGCAAAATCTCGACGCGGCCGAGCCGGTGCGCGTGGACGAGGCCGTGTGCGCCCCGGCCGCGTTGGCCGTCACGCGGATGCTCGAAGCCTCGGCCTGA
- a CDS encoding tetratricopeptide repeat protein: MKISRLLAACALCLPALLGNPALAGGLDQAKAALAALDAKEYPSAVTQLTEAMDSNELPAEQAYLFLAARGYARAAMGDYNAAIDDYSKAVQLDASYVSAIYNRGNAHFALRHYDQAIDDYSLALETDAKDAKLLNNRGSAWFKKGNLQSAMANFSLAIEASPDDPDLYLNRGKVYEALGEPDKAREDFLQVKKLDPSAKTPLD, translated from the coding sequence TTGAAGATTTCGCGACTGCTGGCTGCCTGTGCGCTGTGCCTGCCGGCCTTGCTGGGCAACCCGGCCCTGGCCGGCGGCCTGGATCAGGCCAAGGCCGCCCTGGCTGCCTTGGACGCCAAGGAATACCCGTCGGCCGTAACCCAGCTCACCGAGGCCATGGACTCCAACGAACTGCCGGCCGAGCAGGCCTACCTGTTCCTGGCCGCCCGAGGCTACGCCCGGGCCGCCATGGGCGACTACAACGCCGCCATCGACGACTATTCCAAGGCCGTCCAGCTCGACGCCAGCTACGTGTCGGCCATCTACAACCGGGGCAACGCCCATTTCGCCCTACGCCACTACGACCAGGCCATCGACGACTACTCCCTGGCTCTGGAGACCGACGCCAAGGACGCCAAGCTCCTCAATAACCGGGGTTCGGCCTGGTTTAAAAAAGGCAACCTGCAAAGCGCCATGGCCAATTTTTCCCTGGCCATCGAAGCCTCGCCCGACGACCCCGACCTCTACCTCAATCGCGGCAAGGTCTACGAGGCCCTGGGCGAGCCGGACAAGGCCCGTGAGGATTTTTTGCAGGTCAAAAAGCTCGATCCTTCCGCCAAAACGCCCCTTGATTAG
- the nadC gene encoding carboxylating nicotinate-nucleotide diphosphorylase, producing MTDLRFEGYFSGKARDYLFRSIDLALEEDGPDLTAMAVFAPEDRLTAAIVAKQEAVMAGLPIAPLVLERMGQAEACSVTLLAADGQRVANRAVVAEIVGPAITLLKAERVILNYICHLSGIATMVATAVAALAGTRTRLLDTRKTLPGLRYPEKYAVVCGGGVNHRLDLAEMLMFKDNHIDRAGGIPQAMAALRKSYQGRIESMPPVEIECRTLAEVAQAIAEAPKRIMLDNMDEPTMREALAMVPTGIETEVSGGVELDALAGIGALGPDFVSVGRITHSAKSADLSMLLKETTA from the coding sequence ATGACCGATTTACGCTTCGAAGGCTATTTTTCCGGCAAGGCCCGGGACTACCTTTTCCGCTCCATCGACCTCGCCCTGGAGGAAGACGGACCGGACTTGACCGCCATGGCCGTTTTCGCCCCCGAGGACCGGCTGACCGCCGCCATCGTGGCCAAGCAAGAGGCGGTCATGGCCGGGTTGCCCATCGCCCCCTTGGTCCTTGAACGCATGGGCCAGGCCGAGGCTTGCTCGGTTACGCTTTTGGCCGCCGACGGTCAGCGCGTGGCCAACCGCGCCGTGGTGGCCGAGATCGTGGGGCCGGCCATCACGCTGCTTAAGGCCGAGCGCGTCATCCTCAACTATATTTGCCACCTTTCGGGCATCGCCACCATGGTCGCCACGGCCGTGGCCGCCCTGGCCGGCACGAGGACCCGCCTTCTCGACACCCGGAAAACCCTGCCCGGCCTGCGCTATCCAGAGAAATACGCCGTGGTGTGCGGCGGCGGCGTCAACCACCGCCTCGATCTGGCCGAAATGCTTATGTTCAAGGACAACCACATCGACCGGGCCGGCGGCATCCCCCAGGCCATGGCCGCCTTGCGCAAATCCTACCAAGGCCGTATAGAATCCATGCCGCCCGTGGAAATCGAATGCCGGACCCTGGCCGAAGTGGCCCAGGCCATAGCCGAAGCCCCCAAGCGCATCATGCTCGACAACATGGACGAGCCGACCATGCGCGAGGCCCTGGCCATGGTCCCGACCGGCATCGAAACGGAAGTCAGCGGCGGCGTGGAACTGGACGCCCTGGCCGGCATTGGCGCGCTCGGCCCGGATTTCGTGTCCGTGGGCCGCATCACCCATTCCGCCAAAAGCGCCGACTTAAGCATGTTGCTCAAGGAGACGACCGCATGA
- a CDS encoding 16S rRNA (uracil(1498)-N(3))-methyltransferase → MGRPDAFYIPPEQFAAPFALTGGEAGHCAKVLRKRPGERVRAFDGTGRHGLFRIETVGRDRVELVPESLEESPLPARRLHVAAGFSRSSRRDFFLEKAVELGAAGIVFWQAERTQGKMPGDPKEAWTAGLIAAAKQCGAARLPTLACLPGGVAGLAQAGQAYPRRFLLWEDPAVSRPLTPADLTADGDTLCVVGPEGGFSDAEAATLTTAGFVPVTLGPRVLRWETAALAVLALGLTAEAR, encoded by the coding sequence GTGGGCCGACCCGACGCCTTTTACATCCCGCCCGAGCAGTTCGCCGCGCCCTTTGCCCTCACCGGAGGCGAGGCGGGCCACTGCGCCAAGGTGCTGCGCAAACGTCCCGGCGAACGCGTGCGCGCCTTTGACGGCACCGGCCGCCACGGGCTTTTTCGCATCGAAACCGTCGGGCGCGACCGGGTGGAGCTTGTCCCCGAGAGTCTTGAAGAATCCCCCCTGCCCGCGCGGCGGCTGCACGTCGCCGCCGGTTTTTCCCGCTCGTCCCGGCGCGACTTTTTTCTGGAAAAGGCGGTCGAACTCGGCGCGGCCGGCATCGTCTTCTGGCAGGCCGAACGCACCCAGGGAAAAATGCCCGGCGACCCCAAGGAAGCCTGGACTGCCGGGCTGATCGCCGCCGCCAAACAATGCGGCGCGGCACGACTGCCGACGCTCGCCTGCCTGCCCGGCGGCGTAGCCGGTCTGGCGCAGGCCGGACAAGCCTACCCCCGCAGGTTTCTCCTTTGGGAAGACCCGGCCGTGTCGCGCCCGCTCACACCGGCCGATCTGACCGCAGACGGCGACACCCTGTGCGTCGTCGGCCCGGAAGGCGGCTTCAGCGACGCCGAGGCCGCAACACTCACAACCGCCGGGTTCGTTCCGGTCACCCTCGGCCCGCGCGTGCTGCGCTGGGAAACCGCCGCTCTGGCCGTGCTGGCCCTGGGCTTGACAGCCGAGGCGAGATAA
- the mreB gene encoding rod shape-determining protein, with the protein MFFTKLFRFLGKDLAMDLGTANTLLYTAQDGIVLAEPSVVAIDTRTDELIAVGAEAKEYLGRTPERIRAIRPMKDGVIADFDVTRAMIAFFVRKVLTGFRYAKPKMVICVPTGITQVEKRAVVESAQMAGAREVKLVEEPMAAAIGAGLPIDRPSGNMVVDIGGGTTEVAVISLSAIAYAESVRVAGDELNETVQRYVQDEFQLLIGENMAEEIKIRIGSAMPLPEPRSMEVSGKSLIDGTPTTVTVTDEQIREAIREPVNIIVSAAMKALEKTPPELVADIAKNGLLLAGGGALLAGLDQRISQETNLTVVLDDDPLTTVVRGTGRSMVDRERFKDVFIN; encoded by the coding sequence ATGTTTTTCACGAAACTGTTTCGGTTCCTCGGCAAGGACCTGGCCATGGACCTCGGCACGGCCAATACGCTGCTCTATACCGCCCAGGACGGCATCGTGCTGGCTGAACCGTCGGTGGTGGCCATTGACACCCGCACCGACGAGCTCATTGCCGTGGGGGCCGAGGCCAAGGAGTACCTTGGCCGCACCCCCGAGCGCATCCGGGCCATTCGTCCCATGAAGGACGGCGTTATTGCCGACTTCGACGTCACCCGGGCCATGATCGCCTTTTTCGTGCGCAAGGTGCTGACCGGTTTCCGCTACGCCAAGCCCAAGATGGTCATTTGCGTGCCCACCGGCATCACCCAGGTCGAAAAGCGCGCCGTGGTCGAATCGGCCCAAATGGCCGGCGCGCGCGAGGTCAAGCTGGTCGAGGAGCCCATGGCCGCGGCCATCGGCGCGGGCCTGCCCATCGACCGGCCCTCGGGCAACATGGTGGTGGACATCGGCGGCGGCACCACGGAGGTGGCCGTCATCTCGCTTTCCGCCATCGCCTACGCCGAGTCCGTGCGCGTGGCTGGCGACGAACTCAACGAGACCGTCCAGCGCTACGTCCAGGACGAGTTTCAGCTGCTCATCGGCGAGAACATGGCCGAGGAGATCAAGATCCGCATCGGGTCGGCCATGCCGCTGCCCGAGCCGCGCTCCATGGAAGTTTCGGGCAAATCGCTCATCGACGGCACCCCGACCACGGTGACCGTCACCGACGAGCAGATCCGCGAAGCCATCCGCGAGCCGGTCAACATCATCGTCAGCGCCGCCATGAAGGCGCTGGAGAAAACGCCGCCGGAGCTCGTGGCCGATATCGCCAAAAACGGCCTGCTCCTGGCCGGCGGCGGGGCGCTTTTGGCCGGGCTGGATCAGCGCATCAGCCAGGAGACCAATCTCACGGTGGTTCTCGACGACGATCCCCTCACCACCGTGGTGCGCGGCACCGGCCGTTCCATGGTAGACCGGGAGCGCTTCAAGGACGTCTTCATCAATTAG
- a CDS encoding replication-associated recombination protein A, which translates to MDLLGNEKRPLAERIRPAKLEDFVGQAHVISRLTNMLAAPRLPSLLLFGPPGCGKSTLALILARAKGRPYVRVSAPEAGLAALRELIKGKEILILDELHRFSKAQQDFFLPILETGEIVLLATTTENPSFSVTRQLLSRLHVLRLGPLTHPQLMVLAERGAREAGMNLAKESLETIAMLSSGDGRTLLNLVEYTAALSEDKRAPDELRKHLPEALARGDRDGDSHYELASAMIKSIRGSDPDAALYYLACMLESGEDPRFCCRRLMISASEDIGLADPMALPLAVSAAEAVERIGMPEGFIPLAQTVVYLALAPKSNSTYAAYLTAKKEIMQSGVKPVPLHLRNPSTKLQKEWGFGKGYMYPHAYPDAWVEQDYLPEELVGRQFYMPKEQGQEPRLAARLARLRKRHG; encoded by the coding sequence ATGGATTTGTTGGGAAACGAAAAACGGCCCCTGGCCGAGCGCATCCGGCCGGCCAAGCTTGAAGACTTCGTGGGCCAGGCCCATGTCATCTCGCGGCTGACCAATATGCTGGCCGCGCCGCGCCTGCCCAGCCTGCTGCTGTTTGGCCCGCCGGGCTGCGGCAAATCCACCTTGGCGCTGATTCTGGCCCGGGCCAAGGGCCGGCCCTACGTGCGCGTCAGCGCTCCGGAAGCCGGGCTTGCCGCCCTGCGCGAACTCATCAAGGGCAAGGAAATCCTCATCCTGGACGAGCTGCACCGCTTTTCCAAGGCGCAGCAGGACTTTTTCCTGCCCATCCTCGAAACGGGCGAGATCGTGCTCTTGGCCACCACCACGGAAAACCCGTCGTTTTCCGTCACGCGCCAACTCCTGTCCCGGCTGCACGTCCTGCGCCTGGGGCCGCTGACCCATCCCCAGCTCATGGTGCTGGCCGAACGCGGGGCGCGCGAGGCCGGCATGAATCTGGCCAAGGAGAGCCTGGAGACCATCGCCATGCTGTCCTCGGGCGACGGCCGAACGCTGCTCAATCTGGTCGAATATACGGCCGCCCTGTCCGAGGACAAACGCGCCCCGGACGAGTTGCGCAAGCACCTTCCCGAGGCCCTGGCCCGGGGCGACCGCGACGGCGACTCCCATTACGAACTGGCCTCGGCCATGATCAAATCCATCCGCGGCAGCGACCCGGACGCCGCCCTGTACTACCTGGCCTGCATGCTCGAATCCGGCGAGGACCCGCGTTTTTGCTGCCGCCGGCTCATGATCTCGGCTTCCGAGGACATCGGTCTGGCCGACCCCATGGCCCTGCCCCTGGCCGTGTCCGCCGCCGAAGCCGTGGAGCGCATCGGCATGCCCGAAGGCTTCATCCCCCTGGCCCAGACCGTCGTTTATCTGGCGTTGGCCCCCAAGAGCAACTCCACCTACGCCGCCTATCTGACCGCCAAAAAGGAGATCATGCAGTCCGGGGTCAAGCCCGTGCCCCTGCATTTGCGCAATCCCTCGACCAAGCTGCAAAAGGAATGGGGCTTCGGCAAAGGCTACATGTATCCCCACGCCTATCCCGACGCCTGGGTGGAACAGGACTACCTGCCCGAGGAACTGGTGGGCCGCCAGTTCTACATGCCCAAGGAGCAAGGCCAGGAACCGCGCCTGGCCGCCCGGCTGGCCAGGCTTCGCAAGCGTCACGGCTAA
- the nadB gene encoding L-aspartate oxidase, which yields MVYRMHANALVIGSGLAGLTAALTMAEAGLEVILLTSGEDLDDGNSALAQGGIVYRGPDDSPQLLERDILTCGWRHNSVRAVKYLARRGPQVVQELLIDKLQLPFDHKGGGSDYHLGKEGGHSVARILHMADRTGRAIMEGLMAAVKAKPNIKVLTRRTAVDLLTSNHHATLLEFKYQLLNQCLGAYVLNEVSGQVETILADFTVLATGGCGRLFLHTSNTRSSIGSALAMASRAFAKVMNVEYVQFHPTTLFHRAERRLLITEALRGEGARLVNAAGEPFMQRYDPRADLAPRDIVTRAILAEMLKTDQDCVYLDVASYVKNLEEHFPTVHKGCLQLGIDVTKQPIPVVPAAHYFCGGVLTDSAGRTTLERLYAAGECACTGIHGANRLASTSLLECVLWGHSTGQDVAKRAGSKAAIGRRLLDSIPDWVSPGSNRNEDPALIAQDWATIRNTMWNYVGINRSSSRLKRAFEDLRELNKHIHDFYRETPISKSIVDLFHGCQAAYTITIAAMQNRRSLGCHYRID from the coding sequence ATGGTCTACCGCATGCACGCCAACGCCCTGGTCATCGGCTCGGGACTGGCCGGCCTTACCGCCGCCCTGACCATGGCCGAGGCCGGCTTGGAAGTTATTCTGCTGACTTCCGGCGAGGATCTCGACGACGGCAACAGCGCCCTGGCCCAGGGCGGCATCGTCTATCGCGGCCCGGACGACTCGCCCCAGCTTTTGGAGCGCGACATACTCACCTGCGGCTGGCGGCACAATTCCGTACGCGCGGTCAAGTATCTGGCCCGGCGTGGGCCGCAGGTGGTGCAGGAACTGCTCATCGACAAGCTGCAATTGCCCTTTGACCACAAGGGCGGCGGCAGCGACTACCATCTGGGCAAGGAAGGCGGCCACAGCGTGGCCCGCATCCTCCACATGGCCGACCGCACCGGCCGGGCCATCATGGAGGGCCTGATGGCGGCGGTCAAAGCCAAGCCCAACATCAAGGTCCTCACCCGCCGCACGGCCGTGGACCTGCTCACCTCCAACCACCACGCCACGCTGCTGGAATTCAAGTACCAGCTTCTGAACCAGTGCCTGGGGGCCTACGTCTTAAACGAGGTCTCAGGGCAGGTGGAAACCATCCTGGCCGATTTCACCGTATTGGCCACGGGCGGCTGCGGGAGGCTTTTCCTGCACACCTCCAACACCCGCTCCTCCATCGGCTCGGCCCTGGCCATGGCCTCGCGCGCCTTTGCCAAGGTCATGAACGTGGAATACGTGCAGTTCCACCCGACCACGCTCTTTCACCGGGCCGAACGCCGGCTGCTCATCACCGAGGCCCTTCGCGGCGAAGGGGCGCGCCTTGTCAACGCGGCCGGCGAACCCTTCATGCAGCGTTACGATCCCCGGGCCGATCTGGCCCCGCGCGACATCGTCACCCGGGCCATCCTGGCCGAGATGCTCAAGACCGACCAGGACTGCGTCTATCTCGACGTGGCCAGCTACGTAAAAAACCTCGAAGAGCACTTTCCCACCGTCCACAAGGGCTGCCTGCAGCTCGGCATTGACGTCACCAAGCAGCCCATTCCGGTGGTGCCGGCGGCCCACTACTTCTGCGGTGGCGTGCTCACCGACAGCGCCGGCCGCACCACCCTGGAGCGGCTCTACGCTGCCGGCGAATGCGCCTGCACCGGCATCCACGGGGCCAACCGCCTGGCCAGCACTTCGCTTCTGGAATGTGTGCTGTGGGGCCACAGCACCGGCCAGGACGTGGCCAAGCGGGCCGGCTCCAAGGCGGCCATCGGCCGGCGTCTGCTGGACAGCATCCCGGACTGGGTCAGCCCCGGCTCCAACCGCAACGAGGACCCGGCGCTCATTGCCCAGGACTGGGCCACCATCCGCAACACCATGTGGAACTACGTCGGCATCAACCGGTCGAGTTCCCGGCTCAAGCGGGCTTTCGAGGATCTGCGCGAACTCAACAAGCACATCCACGATTTCTACCGCGAAACGCCCATCAGCAAATCCATCGTGGACCTGTTCCATGGCTGCCAGGCGGCCTACACCATCACCATCGCGGCTATGCAGAACCGCCGTTCGCTGGGCTGTCATTACCGTATCGACTAG
- a CDS encoding inositol monophosphatase family protein, whose protein sequence is MTKTETARLMEAVRQAVLAAGERIKADWDAPRDVRLKGRIDLVTATDLAVEDGLKAALARVLPEAAFLAEETAAKTVLSGLTWIIDPVDGTTNFAHGFPFVCTSVALYDGLEPVVGCVNAPILGQCFTAGKGIGAFCNGQPIGVSGTDRPEAALVATGFPYAIRENLDEIMADLRVMLAETQGIRRPGSAALDLAYVAAGRFDAFYELALNPWDVAAGALLVAEAGGRVGSYRPDGPYRLGDFRILATNGALHDPMLALLAD, encoded by the coding sequence ATGACGAAGACGGAAACGGCACGCCTGATGGAGGCCGTGCGGCAGGCGGTCTTGGCGGCCGGCGAGCGCATCAAGGCCGATTGGGACGCTCCGCGCGACGTGCGCCTCAAGGGCCGCATTGATCTGGTGACGGCCACGGATCTGGCCGTGGAGGATGGGCTGAAGGCGGCTTTGGCCCGGGTGTTGCCCGAGGCCGCTTTTCTGGCCGAGGAGACCGCCGCCAAGACCGTGCTGTCGGGGCTGACCTGGATCATCGATCCGGTGGACGGCACCACCAATTTCGCCCATGGGTTTCCGTTTGTCTGCACGTCGGTGGCGCTGTACGACGGCCTGGAGCCGGTGGTGGGCTGCGTCAACGCGCCGATACTTGGCCAGTGTTTTACGGCCGGCAAGGGGATAGGCGCGTTTTGCAACGGTCAGCCCATTGGGGTTTCGGGGACCGACCGGCCCGAAGCGGCCCTTGTCGCCACGGGTTTTCCCTACGCCATCCGCGAGAATCTGGACGAGATCATGGCCGATTTGCGGGTCATGCTGGCCGAAACCCAGGGCATCCGCCGGCCGGGTTCGGCCGCCCTGGATCTGGCTTACGTGGCCGCCGGGCGGTTCGACGCCTTTTATGAGCTGGCGCTCAATCCCTGGGACGTGGCGGCCGGGGCGTTGCTCGTGGCCGAGGCCGGGGGCAGGGTGGGGAGCTATCGCCCGGACGGTCCGTACCGTTTGGGCGATTTCCGGATACTTGCCACCAACGGCGCGCTCCACGACCCCATGCTGGCCCTGCTGGCCGATTGA